In Vibrio kanaloae, the genomic stretch GTATTCACTGCTTGCATTCACCAAAGGTGTTACTAAAACAACAACAAAACCATTCAAAAGCCACGCTAGCCTAACCAGTAATCTTTTCAAAAGATTTCTCCTTATCCTTCCTAGATTGGATACTTGCGACCTAAATATCGCTGTGAATCGGATCACAGTCGTTGCTATTCCGAATACACATGAAAAGGCTGAATCTCAATCGACAACTCACGTAGCGACCTCCAAAAATCGACTGCTAGATTCTTATCAGTCTATGAACTTACACAGCTCATAAGCATCGAAGGTTTTAACGAAAGATTCAAAAACGGCGAATTTGTTAAATTTTGTTATATTTATATGAAAGGCTAGTTAGTGATATCCAATTGTTCAAGATAAGTTTACTTGCTAAACAGTCAATTATCTAAAGAGGCTTAATCTATACGCCTTTCTGCTGCCGTTGGAATTTATTTTATATTGAGTTTTACGATTGCCTTCATGGAAATGATAATCAATATCACTTAATTTGAACCCATAGGAAGTCATACCGACATTATAAGGTTTAGTAATTATGCAAGATGCGATGAACTGGTTAACGAGAGACCCAGATCCAAGAACTCGTGAAGAGCTGCAACATCTCATCGATGAGGGAATGCACGACGAATTAGATGACCGCTTTACTCAACGCCTAGAATTCGGAACGGCGGGATTGCGGGGCAAAGTAGGATGTGGCCCGAATAGAATGAATCGCTTGGTCATACAAGAAACGGCAACAGGGCTTGGACATTACTTGATTAAACATGTTGCCAATACCGCTATCCGTGGAGTGATAGTTGGCTATGACGGCCGTTTGGATTCAAAGCAATTCGCAATGGATACCGCTTCTGTACTCACAGCTTTAGGTATTAAGGTTTACCTAACCGCTAATGTTGCGGCGACGCCTATCGTTGCTTTTGGTATCAAACATTTCAATGCTGCCGCTGCTGTTGTCGTGACTGCCAGCCACAACCCTCCGGAATATAATGGTTTCAAAGTGTACTGGGAAAATGGCGCTCAAATCATTCCACCCCACGATGCGGGCATTGCCGCTGAAATCGACATAGCATCGACTAAGCCGATTCCTTTGATTAGCCTAAGTGATGCTGAACAACAAGGTAACTTAGTATGGCTAACCGAAGGCTACTACCAAACGTACCGTGCCGCCATTAGTCAAAGTCCGTATGTGAATAAAGGGATAGAATCGGCGAATACAACCATTGCCTACACTGCAATGCATGGTGTGGGAGCACAAATGGCAGAGGACCTTCTACACGATGCAGGGTTTCACAAAGTGTTCAGCGTAACGGAGCAAAGAGAGCCCGATGGCAACTTCCCGACCGTTAACTTCCCAAACCCAGAAGAAAAAGGGGCAATGGATCTTGTGGTCAACTTAGCGAAAAGTGTCGATGCCGACATTGCTTGCGCCAACGATCCAGATGCAGATCGGTTCGCCGTTGCTGTCCGAACTGAAGATGCCTCATACAAGATGCTAACGGGCGACCAAGTGGGTGTGTTATTCGCGCATTATTTGTTATCGAAGCCACACACAAAAAACCAGTTGGTTGGTAACAGTATCGTATCTTCAACCTTACTTGAAAAAGTAGCGCAATCTCATGGTGCTAGCTACTTCCAAACACTGACAGGCTTCAAATGGTTGGCCAATATTGGTATGCAGTTAGAAGATAAACAGAATGAGTTCTTATTCGCTTATGAAGAGGCTCTAGGTTACACAATTGGTACTCAAGTACGTGATAAAGATGGGCTGTCTGCTATCGTCATCTTTGCTCAATTGGTTGAGGAGCTAAAGTCTCAAGGTCGAACCGTTTGGGATCTTCTTGCGCAAATTTCGTTTGAACATGGCGTCTATACCAACGCACAACGAAGTATCGCGCTCGACCCAGATTCACCGTCCATTGGATCTAAACTCCGAGCGGCACAACCTAAAGCCATCAACGGTGTTGCTATCTCTGTGATTGAAGATCTACAGTCGTCTTTGCGTTTTGTCATGGGTGGTCAGACCGAAGCGATTAACCTGCCTTCAAGTGATGTACTCATCTATCACCTTGAAGATGGCTCGCGCATTATCGTACGACCTTCAGGAACCGAGCCTAAAGTTAAGGTTTACTATGAAACGGTGACAAAGCTTGAAGGAACAGAAACGTACGATGACACTCGCCAGCGCGGTGAGGAATATATGAATAGACTGATTGAACGACACCAGCAAGAACTGAATTCTTAACTATTGGTATGTTCAACATATGACGGATAAAAACAAAAGATGGACGCTCTAAGCGTCCATCTTTCTCAGCGGTCAACCGCGATAATATGTTTGAGTTGGATGTTTACGAAGTAAAGAAAGAAGACAGCATCCACATGGCCAACACAATGAAAACTCCGCCCATCACTTTTTGTTGATAGTTACGAAACTGTGCGTTTTCCAAAAGAGATTTACCTATTGTCCCCACTAAAGCGACCAATAAAAAATTGAAGGTTAAGCCTA encodes the following:
- a CDS encoding phospho-sugar mutase, which translates into the protein MQDAMNWLTRDPDPRTREELQHLIDEGMHDELDDRFTQRLEFGTAGLRGKVGCGPNRMNRLVIQETATGLGHYLIKHVANTAIRGVIVGYDGRLDSKQFAMDTASVLTALGIKVYLTANVAATPIVAFGIKHFNAAAAVVVTASHNPPEYNGFKVYWENGAQIIPPHDAGIAAEIDIASTKPIPLISLSDAEQQGNLVWLTEGYYQTYRAAISQSPYVNKGIESANTTIAYTAMHGVGAQMAEDLLHDAGFHKVFSVTEQREPDGNFPTVNFPNPEEKGAMDLVVNLAKSVDADIACANDPDADRFAVAVRTEDASYKMLTGDQVGVLFAHYLLSKPHTKNQLVGNSIVSSTLLEKVAQSHGASYFQTLTGFKWLANIGMQLEDKQNEFLFAYEEALGYTIGTQVRDKDGLSAIVIFAQLVEELKSQGRTVWDLLAQISFEHGVYTNAQRSIALDPDSPSIGSKLRAAQPKAINGVAISVIEDLQSSLRFVMGGQTEAINLPSSDVLIYHLEDGSRIIVRPSGTEPKVKVYYETVTKLEGTETYDDTRQRGEEYMNRLIERHQQELNS